DNA from Candidatus Omnitrophota bacterium:
TCCCCCCGGCCGCTCTTCACCTGCGAGGAGAAGAGCGCTGCGTTCCAAAGGGAAGGCGCTATCATCGTCGATATGGAATCCGAGGCGGTCTCATCGGCCGCGAAGAGGCACAACATTCCTTTTATCGCGGTGAAGGCGGTAAGCGATACGCTGTTGGATGACCTGCCGAGGTCTTTCCTGCAGTTCTTGTGGCCGCCGAGGCTCCTGCGCCTCAAGAGGAACACCGATCTCGCTTCAAATAATCTCGCGGAATTCCTACTCGATTATATAAACAAAGGAGCGACCTGATGAGGATAGTGCCGGCAGTGCTTACGGACAAGCCCGACGAACTGAAAAGGATGATCGCCCAGGCCGAAGGTTTCTGCGACCTGGTACAGATAGATATAATGGACGGGAGATTCGTCCCGTCTAAAAGCATATCGGCCGCGGACCTGGCGAAGATCAAGACGGGATTAAAGCTTGAAGTCCACCTTATGGTGGAAGAGCCGGGCAAATATCTGGAACCGTTCAAAAGGGCCGGGGCAAAAAGGATAGTCTTCCACTATGAATCCAAAGAGGACCCTTCCTCGGTCATCCAGAAGATACGCGCGCTGGGGCTGGAAGCGGGTATCGCGATAAATCCGGGGACGCCCGTATCGAAAGTCGAAGGATATTTCAAAGATATAGACGTCCTGCTTTTTCTTTCCGTAAATCCGGGTTTCTACGGCAGCAAATTCATCCCGGAGGTCTGCGATAAGGCGTGCGCGTTAATGGGTCGCAACGGCAGGCCGGTCATCGCGATGGACGGGGGATTGAAAATGGACAATATCCTGATGATAAAGGAGGCCGGTGTCGATCTCGCCTGCGTCGGGAGCGGCATATTCGGCAAAGGAGACCCGAAGGAAAATTACAAAAACCTGGCCGAAACGGTAAGGTAAATCTTATAGACTTTTCGACATTCTATGGTATACTTTAAACAAGAAGGAGGGAAAAATGCGCATAGCAGCCACATTTATATTGGTGATCGCCCTTATGTTCTCAGTTTCAGCCCCTGTATTCTCTGACGGCGCCAGCGGACTCATTAAGTCTGGTTTGGTCGGCGCCGCGACGGGCGCAGTAGCTTCGGGCGCTTCCGGAGGCAAGGCCGGGCAAGGCGCGCTCATAGGCGCCGGGACCGGCATAGCGGCGGGTGTCATAGCGGACGTTTTGATGCCCGATGAAAAGCCGGCTCCCGCTCAAGCGGCAGCGCCGGCTCCGGCATCGGACTCCAGCGGCTTTGAGAGAGGATACACCAAAGGCTACGAGGCGGGATATCAGGCCGGTTACCAGGCCGGAACGAGCGCGCGCAAGTAGCGTAAGGCGGCGCTATAAAGGATATTTAACCGAAAAGCCCTTTGACGATTGAATCAGAGGGCTTTTTGTTTTATAATATTAACCAAAATTAGGACGGCGCATGGTTACCAGAAGGGCAAAAGGCGAGACCGTAGGCTCCATAATGAAGAACGAGTTCCTGGCGGTCTCCGACGAATCCACGATAGAAGAGACTATAAAGCACTTCCGCACCGTCTCGCTTGAGAAGGTGTCAAAGCCTTCCTATATATATGTGGTGGATCCCCGCGGCCATCTTGTAGGAGTAGTACAGATGCGCGACCTTTTGAGCCACTCGCCGGGCGTCCACGTAAGGGATATAATGCTAAAGAACGTGATAAAGGTGCACGCGGAGATGGACCAGGAAGAGGTGGTAAGGTACTTCATAAGGCACAAGTTCCTCGCGCTGCCCGTAGTCAACAACGAACAGAAGCTCGTCGGGATAATAACGGCCGATGAGATGGTCGATATAGCCGAACTCGAGGCCGAGGACGACATCGCAAAGATAGTCGGAACCGGCGTCGACGAAATAACCTCAAGGTCCATACCGCGCATAGTCAGGCTGAGGCTGCCGTGGCTCGCGATAAGCATAATGAGCGGGCTCGCGTGCGCGTTCATACTCGGGTGGTTCGAGCGCGACATGAAGTCGGTCATAGCGCTGGCGCTTTTTATCCCCATAGTGCTCGGACTTTCGGAGAGCATAGGAATGCAGTCGTCGACGATAGTAGTAAGGAATATGGCCCTCGGCCGGGCGTCTTTCAAAGACGTCAGGTGGCTGCTCCAGAAGGAGATGCTCGTCGGCGTCATCGTCGGGCTTGTATGCGGGGTGCTTGTGGGAGGGGCCGCCACGCTTTGGCAGGCCAATGCGAACCTGGGCGCTGTACTCTTCGTTTCTATGTCGATGTCGATAATACTCTCGGGCGTCATCGGTTCCTGCCTGCCGTTCCTGTTCAAGTTCTTCAGGATAGACCCGGCGCTGTCCTCCGGGCCGATAGTCCTGGCCACGTGCGATATAATAACCCTTCTTATATATTTCAGGGTTTCCGGGTTTTTTCTGTCTAGCCATTAAAACATTCCGGGGAGCGCAAGGAGACGTATGAAAAAAGGGTATACTTCCGAACATGCCGGCAAAGGCTTGAAAGACAGCCTGCCACCCATAGAGGCTTTTCCGAACTTTCATAAGGATTACGAGATAAAGATCGAGATACCCGAATTCACCTCTGTCTGCCCGAAGACCGGGCTTCCGGATTTCGGGACTGTAACGATAAGATATATGCCCGGCAGGTCGTGTATCGAGCTGAAGTCGCTGAAATATTACATCATCGGTTTCAGGAATATGGGAATATTCTACGAGAACGCGGTGAACAGGATACTTAAAGACGTAGTCTCCTCGTGCAAGCCGAAATGGTGTATTGTGACCGGAGAATTTAACGTCCGCGGCGGGATGAAGACGACCGTGACCGCGAGATACAGGATCAAATAATAATGCGCATCACGACAAGGTCAGGCGACGGAGGAAAGACGCGGCTCTGCGGCGGCAAAGCCGTATCTAAGTGCGACCTCAGGATAAAGGCCCAGGGCGCAATAGACGAACTGATATCATTCCTCGGCCTCGCGAAGGTGAAGGTAAAAGAACCCCTTGTAAAAAAGAAGATAGGCCTCATACAGAGAGACCTCTTCAGGATCGCTGGTTGCATTTCCGCCGGCGGGAGGAAGGCTTCAGTTTTCTCTATAAAGGATTGCGACATAAAAATGCTTGAAGGGTTTGGCGACATGATGGAAGGCCGCGGACCCGTTCCTTCGGCGTTCGTCGTCCCCGGCGTCAATGAACCTTCGGCGGTCCTGCATGTTGCCAGGGCCGTTGCGCGCAGGGCCGAGTGCTGCATCGTCGAATTGAGCGGCAGGTCCAAAGTAGACCGCTGTATATTGGCTTACCTTAACAGGCTGTCGGACCTTTTATTCATACTTGCCATCAATGAGGAAGGGCGCCCGGAACGGATTTAATATGCCGAAGATCTCTTTCCCAGATATCCGCGGGATGTTCTCATTTCTTTCACGGCGATATGACCTCTTTAACAGCCTTGTAAGCCTGGGCATGGACTACGGCTGGAGGAGGGAGGTTGCGGCTCGCGTCAGGGGCGGGTCGCATGTGCTCGATCTCTGCACGGGGACAGGCGACCTTGCTATCGAGATAGCCGGCAATAAGCCCGGCGCGTCTATAGAGGCCTTGGATTTTTGCCCGGAGATGCTTGAGATAGGGCGCCGTAAGGCGGGGGCGAAAGGCCTCGGCGAGCGGATAAAATGGGTCGAAGGGGAGGCAGCCGATCTTCCGTTCGAGGATGGCATATTTGATTTTGTCGTATCCTCTTTCGCGCTGCGCAATGTGGCACCCGATCTGGATAAAGTTTTTTCGGAGACGTACAGGGTCCTCAGGAAAGA
Protein-coding regions in this window:
- the mgtE gene encoding magnesium transporter; the protein is MVTRRAKGETVGSIMKNEFLAVSDESTIEETIKHFRTVSLEKVSKPSYIYVVDPRGHLVGVVQMRDLLSHSPGVHVRDIMLKNVIKVHAEMDQEEVVRYFIRHKFLALPVVNNEQKLVGIITADEMVDIAELEAEDDIAKIVGTGVDEITSRSIPRIVRLRLPWLAISIMSGLACAFILGWFERDMKSVIALALFIPIVLGLSESIGMQSSTIVVRNMALGRASFKDVRWLLQKEMLVGVIVGLVCGVLVGGAATLWQANANLGAVLFVSMSMSIILSGVIGSCLPFLFKFFRIDPALSSGPIVLATCDIITLLIYFRVSGFFLSSH
- a CDS encoding ubiquinone/menaquinone biosynthesis methyltransferase, whose product is MPKISFPDIRGMFSFLSRRYDLFNSLVSLGMDYGWRREVAARVRGGSHVLDLCTGTGDLAIEIAGNKPGASIEALDFCPEMLEIGRRKAGAKGLGERIKWVEGEAADLPFEDGIFDFVVSSFALRNVAPDLDKVFSETYRVLRKDGTAMALDLTRPSSPATGFLYRIYLKCIMPLIGFAVYRKTSPFSYLGDSILSFYGVDEVKAKFIGAGFRECAYKSLAFGAAGIYLAEK
- a CDS encoding cob(I)yrinic acid a,c-diamide adenosyltransferase is translated as MRITTRSGDGGKTRLCGGKAVSKCDLRIKAQGAIDELISFLGLAKVKVKEPLVKKKIGLIQRDLFRIAGCISAGGRKASVFSIKDCDIKMLEGFGDMMEGRGPVPSAFVVPGVNEPSAVLHVARAVARRAECCIVELSGRSKVDRCILAYLNRLSDLLFILAINEEGRPERI
- a CDS encoding ribulose-phosphate 3-epimerase, whose translation is MRIVPAVLTDKPDELKRMIAQAEGFCDLVQIDIMDGRFVPSKSISAADLAKIKTGLKLEVHLMVEEPGKYLEPFKRAGAKRIVFHYESKEDPSSVIQKIRALGLEAGIAINPGTPVSKVEGYFKDIDVLLFLSVNPGFYGSKFIPEVCDKACALMGRNGRPVIAMDGGLKMDNILMIKEAGVDLACVGSGIFGKGDPKENYKNLAETVR
- the queF gene encoding preQ(1) synthase encodes the protein MKKGYTSEHAGKGLKDSLPPIEAFPNFHKDYEIKIEIPEFTSVCPKTGLPDFGTVTIRYMPGRSCIELKSLKYYIIGFRNMGIFYENAVNRILKDVVSSCKPKWCIVTGEFNVRGGMKTTVTARYRIK